A single genomic interval of Clostridium facile harbors:
- a CDS encoding YebC/PmpR family DNA-binding transcriptional regulator yields the protein MSGHSKWSTIKRKKEKTDGQKAKIFTKIGREMTVAVREGGPDPDNNSKLRDLIAKAKANNVPNDNIDRIIKKAAGGEDKNNYENIIYEGYGPNGVAVIVEALTDNRNRTASDVRHYFDKFGGNLGTTGCVSFMFNPKGVIVIEGEDLDEDKVMEDCLEAGADDFEFSDGCAQIVTAPSDFSAVRDALSEKGYTFTTAQVEQVPETYTTLTDEDSKLKMSRLLECLEDNDDVQEVWHNLENVDEL from the coding sequence ATGTCAGGACATTCTAAGTGGAGTACAATCAAAAGGAAAAAAGAAAAAACCGATGGCCAAAAGGCAAAAATATTTACGAAGATTGGCCGTGAAATGACAGTTGCTGTTCGGGAAGGCGGACCAGACCCAGATAACAACAGCAAATTACGTGATTTGATTGCCAAAGCGAAAGCGAACAACGTACCAAATGATAATATCGACCGCATTATTAAAAAAGCGGCTGGTGGGGAAGATAAAAACAATTACGAAAATATCATTTACGAAGGATATGGTCCAAATGGTGTTGCGGTAATTGTAGAAGCTTTGACCGATAACAGAAACCGTACCGCATCCGATGTGCGCCATTATTTTGATAAATTTGGCGGTAATTTGGGGACAACAGGTTGCGTATCTTTTATGTTTAATCCTAAAGGGGTCATCGTCATTGAAGGGGAAGACCTGGACGAGGACAAAGTAATGGAAGATTGTTTAGAAGCTGGTGCGGATGATTTTGAGTTTAGTGATGGCTGCGCTCAGATTGTGACAGCACCATCCGATTTTTCCGCTGTACGGGATGCGTTATCTGAAAAAGGATATACTTTCACTACCGCACAGGTAGAACAAGTTCCAGAAACTTATACCACTTTAACCGATGAGGATAGCAAATTAAAAATGAGCCGTTTGCTGGAATGCTTAGAAGACAATGATGATGTACAGGAAGTTTGGCATAACTTAGAGAATGTAGATGAACTGTAA